In the genome of Arthrobacter sp. PAMC25284, the window CAGGACGACGAATCCTGAACGAAGATCAGCCGGGGCCGGCCGCTGCCGCGGGTGTGATGAGTTGTCGTGATTCGTCGCACAATTCTGCGCTGTACCGTCGGCATCGGCGGCCACGGAGTTTCCGGTGGCAACAACGACTGCCCGCGGGAGCGGCTTCTCCTGGCGGATTTCAGCAGCGGCGCGAGCACGCCGAGCTTGCCCAGTCGGATGTGCCGCGAGCCGGTCAGCAACCGTTGCGCGCGGGCCGGAGCCACGGCTCCCAGGCTGATGATCGGACCATCCGGCCCCTCCAGGACAAGAGTCAGGCCCTGCTCTGCGATGGACTTGGCCAGCGGCCGCACCTGTTCGAGTCCCGGCAGCTGCTGGGTGGCCACCGAGTCAAGACTGTCCACCCGGATCCGTACTTCTGTACCGTCGGCAGTCAGCGTCCCGGTGGTTTCCCCGCCTGCTGGCTCCGTCAGCGAAAAGGCCAGGTCAGCGTGGACCCGCACCTGAACTGTCACCGGTCAGCTTCTGTTCTCGTCTGACCCCGCCGCGTCCTTATCGCTCGTCGTTACCCGGAGGCTGCCGTTGAGCTTCCACGTCGCGCGGGGAGCATCCGGGCCGATGTCGCGGGGAACTTCGATGGTCATGTCGATGAAGTTGTAATTAATCGCGGCTCCCTTGCCGGTGAGGTAGGACCACATTTCCTCGGCAAGGTCTGCCCAGTCGCGGATGGGGTGGTCTGCCGCCGTGGAGCCAGCTGCGGGCGTAGTCATATCAGTCATCGTGGGTCTTACCTCCGTGTGAGGGAAATCATGCCGGGCTGAGAGTAACGATGGGCCAACTGTAGTGCGAACCATGCACGAGCGGAATCCCTTCTTCGCCCCCCCGTCCAAAGAGCGCACACGCCGCACACAACTTTCCTCCAGACAACTCCCAGAGTCTGGGAGCATCATGGGAACTATGAAAAAGAACGGTCCCGAAGCCAAGCTCCTCGTCGTCGATGATGAACCGAATATCCGCGAGCTGCTTTCCACCTCGCTCCGCTTCGCCGGCTTTGAAGTTGTCTCCGCCGGCAACGGACGGGATGCCCTGGCTGCCGCGGAACTTCACGCCCCGGATCTGGCCGTGCTGGACGTGATGCTGCCGGATATGGACGGCTTCACGGTCACCCGCCGCCTTCGCGCCGCCGGAAAGCACTTCCCCGTCCTGTTCCTTACCGCCAAGGACGACACCGAGGACAAGGTCACCGGGCTGACGGTTGGCGGAGACGACTACGTCACCAAGCCCTTCAGCCTTGACGAAGTGGTCGCCCGCATCCGTGCGGTTCTCCGCCGCACCCAGCCCCAAACCGATGATGACGCTGTCATCCGGGTCGATGACCTGCAGCTCGACGACGACGCCCACGAGGTTCGCCGCGGCGGAACCGTCATTGAGCTCTCGCCCACCGAATTCAAACTGTTGCGATACCTGATGCTCAACCCGAACCGGGTCCTGTCCAAAGCCCAGATCCTGGACCATGTGTGGGAATACGACTTCAACGGCGACGCGTCGATCGTGGAGTCCTACATCTCCTATCTGCGCCGCAAAGTTGATATCGATCCCGATGCCCCGGCGCTGATCCAGACCAAGCGGGGCGTAGGCTACGTGCTCCGGACAGCCGAGAAGCGCTGACCTTGCTGCACCGCTGGAATTCGGCTTCGCTTCGATCGCAGCTCGTCGCGATCATGATGGCGCTGATGTTGCTTGCCCTCATCGCTACCGGCGCCGGCACCCTGACCCTGCTGCACAGCTTCCTGCAGGGTCAGGTGGACGACAAACTCAAGGCCGCGGTCGCATCCGTCAATCAGCAACAGTCGTTTCGCCAGTTGCAGGCTGCCAGCCCCAACGTTCCTACCGACTATTCCCTGATGGTATTCAGCCCGGGACTGAAACCGGCCCTCTTCGGCGACGAGAACTCCCATCCGGCCATCAGCGACATCTCCGCAGCCGAGGCTGAGAGTCTGGACGGGGCTCCTTTCCAGGTTCGCGGCAGCGCGGGCGACCACTGGCGGGTGGTGGCCCTCACCGGGGTGGACTCCAACCAGCGCATCGCCGTGGTGATCATCGGCCTCCCGCTGGGCCCGGTCGACTCCGTGATGGAGCATGCCACGCTGGTCGTCGTCGGCGTCGGGTTCCTCACGATCGTGCTCGCGCTCTTTATCGCTACCTGGACCGTCTCCCGGTCGTTCCGTCC includes:
- a CDS encoding response regulator transcription factor, giving the protein MKKNGPEAKLLVVDDEPNIRELLSTSLRFAGFEVVSAGNGRDALAAAELHAPDLAVLDVMLPDMDGFTVTRRLRAAGKHFPVLFLTAKDDTEDKVTGLTVGGDDYVTKPFSLDEVVARIRAVLRRTQPQTDDDAVIRVDDLQLDDDAHEVRRGGTVIELSPTEFKLLRYLMLNPNRVLSKAQILDHVWEYDFNGDASIVESYISYLRRKVDIDPDAPALIQTKRGVGYVLRTAEKR
- a CDS encoding FHA domain-containing protein — encoded protein: MTVQVRVHADLAFSLTEPAGGETTGTLTADGTEVRIRVDSLDSVATQQLPGLEQVRPLAKSIAEQGLTLVLEGPDGPIISLGAVAPARAQRLLTGSRHIRLGKLGVLAPLLKSARRSRSRGQSLLPPETPWPPMPTVQRRIVRRITTTHHTRGSGRPRLIFVQDSSSWNGQVPREFNLAAERVTIGSGASCDLKLSGLDELHAEILHNEADEYVLVRHGEVTGSFGPSGSAVLRTGARLQMGPWRLAYFREEFADHGRPFGGRSGGEFAYQRPQIDPRTGAIERDGSTGVS